The sequence below is a genomic window from Bdellovibrio bacteriovorus.
GAGGCCTGGCCCTTTCTAACGACGAGATCACATCCTACGACCAACGCTTTCAACTGCGCGGAGACCAAAAAGCCTCAAAGCAGATCGTCCTTATCACCATCCGTCAGTCTGACTTCGCAACGATCTATGACAGCAGGACTAACTTCCTGGACAACATGTCTGAGGTCACAGATATCACCGACAGCTTTTTCTGGAACAAACCTGTTTGGAATGAGCTGCTTCTAAAAATTCTGCGCCAAAATCCCCGCTCTGTCGGTGTGACCTTGTACTTTGGCGATAACATCGGAACCGTGCGCTTAAATCCCGAAGAGCAACGTCTGTTTTTAGATAAACGCGTTGTATGGGCTTCAACTACGAACAGCTTAGAGCGTGTTTTGACGCCGGCATTTGCAAACCGTGAACATGACAACTTGGGGAACAATGAAGTTCGTCGCGATGAAGACGGCGTTGTTCGCCGAGTCTTCCCGCAACGAGCGGAAATGCCTCATTTGGTGGAGCGTTTAACGGGTAAGAAATTTCCGACCACTCTGGCCGGACTTCCGATCAACTATGCGGGAACAAGCCGGGTCTTCACTCAATACACTTTGAGTGAAATCATGTATGACGAAATTCCCTCGAATGCTTTTTCCGACAAGATCGTTTTGATTGGTGCCGAGACGTCCGCCGCCCCCGTGTACATGACCCCCGTTGGAACATTGTCGCGCACAGAGATCTTAGCGCACGTCACAGACACGCTCTTAGGCAATAAGTGGATCAAACGCCTTTCATTCTGGTGGTATGCGGCGGGCTTTTTCGTTTTGATGCTGATGGCGGTCTTCTTAATTACGACTTATCCGCAATCCGTAGCTCTGTTCTGTATTTTGTGGATTGGAACTTTATTAGCCGCTCTTTCAGCATGGGTCTTTGATAGTTTCTATTTCTGGTCCCCGGCGTTTTCTCCATTTGTGCTTTTAGGTGCATGTTGGATCATTTTCATCGGCTATCAAGCCACGAAGATCGAAAAGAAAAACTTCCGCCTGCAACAAGAACAGCAGTACTTGCAAGAGCTAGAGCAGCTTAAGAATAATTTCGTCAGCTTGATTTCTCACGATCTGAAAACTCCGATTGCGAAAATCCAAGCCATTGTCGATCGTCTGTTAACCCAGAATGCTGATAATGAATTGGGTCAGGATTTACGATCACTGCGTATTTATGGCGACGAACTAAACCGCTATATTCAGTCCATCTTAAAAGTTCTGCGCGTGGAATCCCGTGACTTTAAAATTCACACTGAAGTAGGCGATATTAACGAAGTGATTGAAGAGGCTTTGCAAACACTTCGTCCTTTGGCGCGTGAAAAGAATATCCAAATTCACACGGCACTTGAGCCTATGTTTTCTTTAGAATTTGATACCACCCTGATTAAAGAGGTGGTCATTAATCTTGTTGAAAACGCGATTAAGTACACCCCTCGCGATGGTCAAATCGAAGTGGTGTCGCTAGAGGCCGATGACATGGTTCACGTGATTGTGAAAGACACTGGCGAAGGCATTAAACCCGAAGACATGGAAAAAGTCTGGGGCAAATTCACTCGCGGAAGTGATCAGGATTTACGAACCAAAGGGACCGGCCTAGGCCTTTACTTAGTTAAATACTTTATTGAACTGCATGGCGGAAAAGTAAAAATGGAAAGCACTGTTGGACACGGAACCACGGTGTCCTTCACTTTGCCGCTCGACTCTGAAATCGCAATGGAAAATGAAACCGAGGTGATCGCATGATGAACAAACTCCACACTCTGATTGTTGACGACGAAGCTGAG
It includes:
- a CDS encoding ATP-binding protein yields the protein MLRRVQKASFQNLRIRLEVLLRFFSRRRGFWLRCLLCWSIGGLALSNDEITSYDQRFQLRGDQKASKQIVLITIRQSDFATIYDSRTNFLDNMSEVTDITDSFFWNKPVWNELLLKILRQNPRSVGVTLYFGDNIGTVRLNPEEQRLFLDKRVVWASTTNSLERVLTPAFANREHDNLGNNEVRRDEDGVVRRVFPQRAEMPHLVERLTGKKFPTTLAGLPINYAGTSRVFTQYTLSEIMYDEIPSNAFSDKIVLIGAETSAAPVYMTPVGTLSRTEILAHVTDTLLGNKWIKRLSFWWYAAGFFVLMLMAVFLITTYPQSVALFCILWIGTLLAALSAWVFDSFYFWSPAFSPFVLLGACWIIFIGYQATKIEKKNFRLQQEQQYLQELEQLKNNFVSLISHDLKTPIAKIQAIVDRLLTQNADNELGQDLRSLRIYGDELNRYIQSILKVLRVESRDFKIHTEVGDINEVIEEALQTLRPLAREKNIQIHTALEPMFSLEFDTTLIKEVVINLVENAIKYTPRDGQIEVVSLEADDMVHVIVKDTGEGIKPEDMEKVWGKFTRGSDQDLRTKGTGLGLYLVKYFIELHGGKVKMESTVGHGTTVSFTLPLDSEIAMENETEVIA